A stretch of Besnoitia besnoiti strain Bb-Ger1 chromosome III, whole genome shotgun sequence DNA encodes these proteins:
- a CDS encoding hypothetical protein (encoded by transcript BESB_050130), whose product MEGSDASVCVGGGSSPGVLPTLTVTYHRTMHLQSLPSHKRFSSSFSESPSCAISRLFSDLAVPAPAGPSSTHSSSSRAPFSSVCSVLSSLLRARSCVEREVFLNVDVIFLRVYSLLTNLRISFNPSTYPAAQALGDLPAAFYNDGVLDSHHLQLLFQAERDLDALGSSSEAPLSTRLTRLQADSAALSAFIDLKLSEVLDFTLWCSEPCYAKFTSQVYRHSLPSVYASPYLYRRRRNAMTRFQGTDNVQILRNLVEILERLDLDSEPEQEDSSIPPGAPGTAPAGRESATPPAPLLRPRFLLCDRPTKADVKLYAYLSVLFQIPSEYTPWYGASACGFIPNAKHSKTGAAARTGCGSGKGSISFFHQAEPSDENGNVSTSPSSPVDELSCLEKGVGCSEAASPEPLLKDLTRPSASESKDGQSRAKASLVLHASLTTPVVSQSPFLRVLQHEQEILSRLAVLLPAARRYLRMFDDFLAAKSAAASGGQARAPRAGAPRVPGRQSGSSASAPQGPGADSFALPPAKAVYACPAARNREILEEGDSLALYGKAHDERERAALKWNTFPTLVAAAATAGLVYLCTQSRA is encoded by the coding sequence ATGGAGGGATCTGAcgcgtctgtctgtgtcGGAGGAGGTTCATCTCCTGGCGTTTTGCCGACACTAACAGTCACCTATCACCGTACAATGCATCTGCAGTCACTGCCGTCGCATAAGCGTTTCTCGTCCTCGTTTTCGGAATCTCCTTCCTGCGCTATTTCACGCCTCTTTTCGGATTTAGCGGTGCCAGCCCCAGCGGGTCCGAGTTCAACTCATTCGAGCTCCTCACGGGctcctttttcttccgtTTGTTCCGTTCTTTCGTCGTTGCTTCGTGCGCGTTCTTGCGTGGAACGCGAAGTTTTCCTCAACGTTGACGTTATTTTTCTTCGCGTTTACTCTCTGCTGACCAACCTCCGCATTTCTTTCAATCCCTCAACGTACCCGGCGGCTCAGGCTCTTGGAGATTTGCCGGCGGCGTTCTACAATGACGGAGTCCTTGATTCGCACCATCTTCAGCTTCTCTTCCAAGCAGAACGAGATCTTGACGCCCTCGGTTCATCCTCGGAGGCGCCTCTTTCTACTCGCCTCACCCGCCTGCAAGCTGATTCGGCTGCTCTGTCCGCATTTATTGACTTAAAGTTGTCGGAAGTCCTCGACTTCACCCTTTGGTGCAGTGAACCGTGCTACGCCAAGTTCACTTCGCAGGTGTACAGACACTCGCTGCCAAGCGTGTACGCGAGTCCTTATTTGtacaggaggcggcggaatgCCATGACGCGGTTCCAGGGTACTGACAACGTGCAGATTCTAAGGAATTTAGTCGAAATTTTGGAGCGCCTGGATCTGGACAGCGAGCCGGAGCAAGAAGATAGCTCTATTCCTCCCGGCGCTCCGGGCACAGCCCCGGCGGGAAGGGAGTCGGCAACACCTCCCGCTCCTCTTTTGCGTCcccgctttcttctttgtGATAGGCCTACCAAAGCGGACGTGAAGCTTTACGCCTACCTTTCTGTGCTCTTCCAGATACCGTCTGAATACACGCCCTGGTACGGCGCATCGGCCTGCGGGTTCATACCGAACGCCAAGCACAGCAAAAcgggggccgccgcgcgtaCAGGCTGCGGAAGTGGGAAAGGGTCCATTTCTTTTTTTCATCAAGCAGAGCCGAGCGACGAAAACGGAAACGTGTcgacgtcgccgtcctctcccgTCGATGAGCTGTCGTGTTTGGAGAAGGGAGTTGGGTGCTCCGAAGCAGCGAGTCCAGAGCCGCTCTTGAAGGATCTGACGCGCCCTTCCGCCTCGGAGTCGAAGGACGGGCAATCGAGGGCAAAGGCGTCGCTCGTGCTCCACGCTTCACTGACGACCCCTGTGGTTTCTCAGTCGCCCTTCCTGCGCGTTCTGCAGCACGAGCAAGAAATTCTTTCGCGTCTTGCCGTCCTCCTGCCCGCGGCACGTCGGTATCTTCGCATGTTTGACGATTTCCTCGCTGCGAAATCAGCGGCGGCATCGGGCGGGCAGGCGCGTGCTCCGCGTGCGGGCGCCCCTCGGGTTCCGGGACGGCAGAGCGGCTCGAGTGCTTCCGCGCCACAGGGGCCAGGCGCGGATTCATTCGCCTTGCCGCCGGCGAAAGCCGTCTACGCATGCCCAGCCGCCCGCAATCGTGAAATTttggaggaaggagacagtcTTGCTTTGTACGGAAAAGCCCACGACGAAagagagcgcgccgcgctgaagTGGAACACGTTTCCGACGCTcgtggccgccgcggcgacggccgggCTCGTGTATCTTTGTACGCAGTCCAGGGCGTGA